The proteins below are encoded in one region of Tachypleus tridentatus isolate NWPU-2018 chromosome 4, ASM421037v1, whole genome shotgun sequence:
- the LOC143249221 gene encoding transmembrane emp24 domain-containing protein 7-like, whose protein sequence is MSRVINLNHNLHLVYLLWYFNLTLLVSAVELTFELPDNAKQCFYEEVTEGTLSTIEFQVVTGGQYDVDMTLESPKKEILYKGIKKQFDSFTWTAAQTGVYTVCFSNEFSTFSHKLVYMDFQVGDEKPLPGIEEHLSAMTKMESSCTQVHENLNTVIDYQTHHRLREAQGRKFAEDLNTRVMFWSTGETLAILCIGIGQIIILKNFFTEKKT, encoded by the exons ATGAGCCGTGTAATTAATTTGAATCATAATTTGCATTTAGTTTATCTGTTATGGTATTTTAATCTTACGTTGTTAGTAAGCGCTGTCGAATTGACTTTTGAATTGCCAGATAATGCTAAGCAATGCTTTTACGAGGAGGTAACAGAAGGGACTTTGTCCACGATAGAGTTTCAA GTTGTGACAGGTGGTCAGTATGATGTAGATATGACTCTAGAATCACCAAAGAAAGAGATTCTGTATAAAGGAATTAAGAAGCAGTTTGACAGTTTTACCTGGACAGCTGCTCAGACAGGTGTTTACACTGTGTGCTTCAGTAATGAATTTTCAACTTTCAGTCATAAGCTGGTATACATGGACTTTCAAGTGGGGGATGAAAAACCCCTTCCGGGCATAGAGGAGCATTTGTCTGCCATGACAAAG atgGAATCTTCATGCACCCAAGTTCATGAGAACTTAAACACTGTTATTGATTACCAAACACATCACAGATTACGGGAAGCTCAAGGTAGAAAGTTTGCAGAGGATTTGAATACGAGAGTAATGTTCTGGTCCACTGGTGAAACTTTGGCCATTCTCTGTATTGGCATTGGTCAAATCATCATTTTAAAGAACTTCTTTACTGAAAAAAAGACTTAG